A single window of Candidatus Omnitrophota bacterium DNA harbors:
- a CDS encoding diguanylate cyclase yields the protein MAGIIKKLSLIPAGLRYKLTVVFVLMSFIPLAICVYLAYNFIYFPFLQPNIDLDFTTKNVSLVIGLTILIALLGFKIIWDIASPIIDMAIKARGIANGDYSRSIEVKSEDEVGELGITLNTLTRRIRENMDELRSYGERTKEINVEINKKVLIMSGLLQVSNLISQGASLDEILKIAIEKISQAEEDSSAFLMLTEEKNTLIMKENENLSGSLNSLRVKIGTGLLGKLVAENKMSTIDRRSRMTPDIEEFLKVFSVKNCLLCPIVAHGHGFGIVGLCNTVADYEFREEDTELIKLFGKQMAIAVENEILTAKAKELAIKDELTGLYNEKFIISRLEEEIKRAALYQRPCSFLIFNIDDLNLYRDINGELAAEDTIKKIGKIIESNITEVDRVGRLSGDTFAVILPEKNKKQANTAAEVLKQRVEAFGIAGGKGYPRNFVTVSGGVSENPIDGVSAEDLIKKATLALNEAKSKGKNTIVS from the coding sequence ATGGCAGGAATTATCAAAAAACTGTCGCTTATACCCGCCGGCCTCCGTTACAAGTTGACCGTAGTTTTCGTGTTGATGTCCTTCATCCCGCTTGCCATCTGTGTCTATCTCGCGTACAATTTTATTTATTTCCCGTTCCTCCAGCCCAATATAGACCTGGATTTTACGACGAAAAACGTCTCGCTCGTCATAGGCTTAACTATCCTTATCGCCTTGCTAGGTTTCAAGATCATCTGGGACATCGCCTCGCCGATAATCGATATGGCCATCAAAGCCAGGGGCATCGCTAACGGCGATTACTCAAGGAGCATAGAAGTCAAGAGCGAGGACGAGGTGGGGGAACTCGGCATTACCCTTAACACGCTCACCCGCCGTATACGCGAGAATATGGACGAACTCCGCTCCTACGGGGAGAGGACAAAAGAGATAAACGTTGAGATAAACAAGAAGGTCCTGATCATGTCGGGCCTCCTGCAGGTCAGCAACCTGATCTCGCAGGGCGCTTCGCTTGATGAGATCCTCAAGATAGCCATTGAAAAGATAAGCCAGGCCGAGGAAGATTCATCAGCGTTCCTGATGCTTACCGAGGAGAAGAACACCCTCATAATGAAGGAAAACGAGAACCTGAGCGGGAGCTTGAATTCGCTCAGGGTCAAGATAGGCACCGGCCTCCTCGGGAAGCTCGTCGCCGAGAACAAGATGTCCACCATAGACCGGCGTTCGCGGATGACGCCTGACATCGAGGAATTTCTTAAGGTCTTCAGTGTCAAGAATTGCCTCCTGTGTCCCATCGTCGCGCACGGACACGGCTTCGGGATCGTAGGGTTATGCAATACGGTTGCGGATTATGAGTTCAGGGAAGAGGATACCGAGCTTATAAAACTTTTCGGGAAACAGATGGCTATAGCCGTGGAGAACGAGATACTGACCGCCAAGGCGAAGGAACTGGCCATCAAGGATGAGCTCACCGGCCTCTATAACGAGAAGTTCATCATCTCCCGCCTCGAGGAAGAGATCAAGCGCGCGGCATTATACCAGAGGCCGTGTTCGTTCCTTATTTTCAATATCGACGACCTTAATTTATACAGGGACATAAACGGGGAACTGGCGGCCGAGGATACCATAAAGAAGATCGGCAAGATAATAGAATCGAACATCACCGAGGTCGACAGGGTAGGCAGGTTGAGCGGCGATACGTTCGCGGTGATACTGCCGGAGAAGAACAAGAAACAGGCGAATACTGCGGCGGAAGTCCTCAAGCAGCGCGTCGAAGCCTTCGGCATCGCCGGCGGCAAAGGTTATCCGCGCAACTTCGTGACGGTGAGCGGCGGCGTGAGCGAGAACCCCATAGACGGCGTGAGCGCCGAAGACCTGATAAAAAAAGCGACTTTAGCATTGAACGAAGCCAAATCAAAAGGAAAGAATACGATCGTCTCTTAA
- a CDS encoding type IV pilus twitching motility protein PilT: MVNVQIETLLKLMVQKGASDLHISVFSPPQLRIDEQLVPTEFGTLAAEDTKRLAYSMLKPQHIEKFERELELDISFGIEGLGRFRVNVFLQRGYVGAAVRLLPLHIMSFEECGLPLNVVEDLCKRPKGLVLVTGATGSGKSTTLASMVDKINSERNCHIVIVEDPIEYVHKNKKALVDQREVGPDTQSFAQSLKHVLRQDPNVILIGEMRDLETIEAALDIAETGHLVLSTLHTSDAVQTINRVIDVFPSHQQQQVKIQLSFVLLGVLAQQLIPKAGGRGRVLATEVLIATPAVRSLIREAKTHQLYSVIQTSQKEGMRTMNQTLFELYNKKLISYEDAILRSTDPDDLDRLFRK, translated from the coding sequence ATGGTAAATGTCCAGATAGAGACACTGCTTAAATTGATGGTCCAGAAGGGGGCGTCCGACCTGCATATCTCCGTGTTTTCCCCGCCCCAGCTTAGGATAGACGAGCAGTTGGTGCCGACCGAATTCGGCACTCTCGCGGCCGAGGACACCAAGAGGCTGGCTTACAGCATGCTCAAGCCGCAGCACATAGAGAAGTTCGAACGTGAGCTTGAACTTGATATCTCGTTCGGCATAGAGGGGCTTGGGCGCTTCAGGGTCAATGTCTTCCTCCAAAGGGGATATGTCGGCGCTGCGGTAAGGCTCCTTCCACTCCACATAATGAGTTTCGAGGAGTGCGGCCTCCCGCTCAATGTCGTCGAGGACCTCTGCAAAAGGCCCAAGGGGCTCGTCCTCGTCACAGGCGCCACCGGAAGCGGCAAGTCCACGACCCTCGCCTCGATGGTCGACAAGATAAATTCGGAGAGGAATTGCCATATCGTGATAGTGGAGGACCCGATCGAGTATGTCCATAAGAACAAAAAAGCGCTGGTCGACCAGCGCGAAGTCGGGCCGGACACGCAATCGTTCGCGCAATCGCTGAAGCATGTCCTGAGGCAGGACCCGAACGTCATCCTCATCGGCGAGATGCGCGACCTCGAGACGATCGAGGCCGCGCTGGATATCGCCGAGACGGGCCATCTCGTCCTTTCCACGCTCCACACTTCGGACGCGGTCCAGACGATAAACAGGGTCATAGACGTCTTCCCCTCTCATCAGCAGCAGCAGGTCAAGATACAGCTCTCATTTGTACTGCTCGGCGTCCTCGCCCAGCAGCTCATACCGAAGGCCGGCGGCCGCGGCAGGGTCCTGGCGACCGAGGTATTGATCGCCACACCCGCGGTGAGGAGCCTTATACGCGAGGCTAAAACGCACCAATTGTATTCCGTGATACAGACGAGCCAGAAAGAGGGCATGAGGACGATGAACCAGACGCTCTTCGAACTTTATAACAAGAAATTGATAAGCTACGAAGACGCGATACTCCGAAGCACTGATCCGGACGATCTTGACAGGTTATTCAGGAAATAG
- a CDS encoding ATPase, T2SS/T4P/T4SS family gives MPSGIKERLSELLIKKGAITEEKLNQALQAQKEKGGSLGDILVSLGAITQRDLLAILSQELGIPPISLSKFKIDPEITKFIPKKIAANYQIMPISKMGNVLTVAMADPLNVFALDDIRNVTGMDITPIITTQDDVKAAIEQHYGSAATSTIEALVKETNIELISSRRIEDESVEVMGAVADTPVVKLTNAIVLDATKARASDILIEPMEDHLRVRYKIDGIFREAQSLPRSIQSGIISRIKVMSNLNIAERRLPQDGRFKIKVQEREVDFRVSTVPTAFGEKVALRILDKSQAMLDVDKLGFEKEPLDELKKASRRPHGMILVCGPAGSGKTTTLYSVIKHIDAPEKNFVTVEDPVEYLLPGINQVNINPNIGLTYAATLRSILRQDPNVIMVGEIRDLETVDIAIKAALTGHLVLSTLHTNTATGVIMRLMNMGVEPFLISSSVVLVAAQRLVRKVCPRCKEVQEIHKTLLEKLKIKAPENVKFYKGKGCDHCFKTGFRGRVGLIEAVAINAELRELIAKRAHESTVYEAARRAGLVTLRESGLRKVFDGTTTLEEVVRVTLGEQD, from the coding sequence ATGCCATCTGGGATCAAGGAACGGCTAAGCGAGTTACTGATAAAAAAGGGGGCTATAACCGAAGAGAAATTAAACCAGGCCCTTCAAGCCCAGAAAGAGAAGGGCGGTTCGCTGGGAGACATCCTTGTCTCTTTGGGGGCCATAACCCAGAGGGACCTTTTAGCGATACTAAGCCAGGAACTCGGCATCCCGCCGATATCCCTTTCCAAATTCAAGATCGACCCTGAAATAACGAAGTTCATCCCGAAAAAGATCGCCGCCAATTACCAGATCATGCCTATATCGAAGATGGGCAATGTCCTGACCGTCGCGATGGCGGACCCGCTTAATGTCTTCGCGCTCGACGACATAAGGAATGTCACGGGTATGGATATCACGCCCATCATAACCACACAGGACGATGTGAAGGCCGCGATAGAGCAGCATTACGGCAGCGCGGCGACATCCACCATCGAAGCGCTGGTAAAGGAGACGAATATAGAGCTCATCTCTTCCAGGAGAATAGAGGATGAGTCTGTCGAGGTGATGGGCGCGGTCGCCGATACGCCTGTGGTAAAACTTACGAACGCCATTGTCCTGGACGCGACAAAAGCGCGGGCGAGCGATATCCTGATAGAACCGATGGAAGACCACCTGCGCGTCAGGTATAAGATCGACGGGATATTCAGGGAAGCGCAGTCGCTTCCAAGGTCGATACAATCGGGCATAATATCCAGGATAAAAGTCATGTCGAACCTCAATATCGCCGAGCGGCGCCTGCCACAGGACGGCAGGTTCAAGATAAAGGTGCAGGAGAGGGAGGTCGACTTCAGGGTCTCGACAGTCCCGACCGCGTTCGGCGAAAAAGTGGCGCTCAGGATCCTCGATAAATCCCAGGCCATGCTCGATGTGGATAAGCTGGGTTTCGAGAAGGAACCCCTCGACGAGCTCAAGAAGGCCTCGAGGAGGCCCCACGGGATGATACTCGTCTGCGGCCCGGCGGGTTCCGGCAAGACGACTACGCTCTACTCGGTCATCAAGCATATAGACGCCCCGGAAAAGAATTTTGTCACCGTAGAAGACCCGGTCGAATACCTGCTCCCCGGGATAAACCAGGTCAATATAAACCCGAATATCGGGTTGACATACGCGGCCACTCTCCGTTCGATATTGCGCCAGGACCCGAACGTCATAATGGTCGGCGAGATAAGGGACCTCGAGACCGTCGACATCGCGATAAAGGCCGCGCTGACCGGACACCTCGTCCTGAGCACGCTGCATACCAACACGGCGACCGGAGTCATCATGAGGCTGATGAACATGGGCGTTGAGCCGTTCCTCATCAGTTCGTCGGTGGTCCTTGTCGCGGCCCAACGGCTTGTCAGGAAGGTCTGCCCGCGCTGTAAGGAAGTCCAGGAAATCCACAAGACATTACTCGAAAAACTTAAGATAAAGGCGCCGGAGAATGTGAAGTTCTACAAGGGCAAGGGTTGCGATCATTGTTTCAAGACCGGGTTCAGGGGAAGGGTAGGCCTTATAGAAGCGGTAGCCATAAACGCGGAGTTGAGGGAATTGATCGCCAAGAGGGCGCACGAGAGCACCGTATACGAAGCGGCGCGCCGCGCCGGGCTCGTAACTTTAAGGGAGAGCGGGTTAAGGAAGGTATTTGACGGCACCACGACCCTCGAGGAAGTAGTGCGCGTGACCCTCGGAGAGCAGGATTAA
- a CDS encoding GspE/PulE family protein, giving the protein MAQSIRDKLAEVLVKKGSISKEKLDEAIKAQKAHGGSLSKILVQKGLANENDLLAIFSQELNITPINLAKYKIDKEIISLVPEKIARLYHLIPVSKIGNRMTVAMSDPLDIFALDDLKILTKYEIDPVIATDKDIIAAIASYYGEEVFSIDKLVKDAKGEELQLLSSEDAERFDVSTLAIESQKAPILKMVDVIISEALKRRASDIHVEPMETDMRLRYRIDGALTEFSHLPKSNQNAVLTRIKIMSDMDITEWRLPQDGRFKVRMEEREIDFRVSTLPLVHGEKVVLRVLDKSSIKVSPEKLGFLPKTLEELREAISRPYGMFLVTGPTGSGKSTTLYSILNILNTPEKNIVTIEDPIEYELMGITQVQVKPEIGLTFAGGLRAFLRQAPDIVMVGEIRDFETADIAIKASLTGQLLLSTLHTNDAPSAITRLIDMGVEPFLVASSVVFICAQRLMKRVCANCKEKIDIPKEMLDKLGFKEGAKAPGGSKGPDGSKAIFYKGKGCAKCNNTGYYGRFAILENLTVDDKIKEMILDRVQSDKIKEYAMKEKGMLTLRAAALENLALGNTTVEEVLRVTSEE; this is encoded by the coding sequence ATGGCCCAGAGCATAAGGGATAAATTAGCCGAAGTCCTCGTGAAGAAGGGCTCCATTTCGAAAGAAAAACTGGACGAGGCGATAAAAGCCCAGAAGGCGCATGGCGGCAGCCTGAGCAAGATCCTTGTGCAGAAGGGCCTCGCCAACGAGAATGACCTCCTCGCGATATTCAGCCAGGAACTTAATATTACCCCGATAAACCTGGCGAAATACAAAATAGACAAGGAGATCATCTCGCTCGTGCCGGAGAAGATCGCGCGGCTTTACCACCTTATCCCCGTCTCGAAGATCGGCAACCGCATGACGGTAGCCATGTCCGATCCGCTCGATATATTCGCCCTCGACGACCTGAAGATCCTCACCAAATACGAGATAGACCCTGTTATAGCGACCGACAAGGATATAATCGCGGCGATCGCAAGCTATTACGGGGAAGAGGTGTTCTCTATAGATAAGCTGGTAAAAGATGCCAAAGGCGAAGAATTGCAGCTCCTTTCGTCCGAAGACGCGGAGCGGTTCGATGTCTCTACCCTCGCCATAGAGAGCCAGAAGGCGCCGATACTCAAGATGGTCGACGTCATTATAAGCGAGGCGCTCAAGCGCCGCGCCTCTGACATACATGTCGAGCCGATGGAGACCGACATGCGCCTGCGCTACCGTATCGACGGCGCCCTCACGGAATTCTCGCACCTGCCGAAATCGAACCAGAACGCGGTGCTTACCAGGATCAAGATAATGTCGGATATGGATATCACCGAATGGCGCCTCCCGCAGGACGGCAGGTTCAAGGTGAGGATGGAGGAGAGGGAGATAGATTTCCGCGTCTCTACCCTGCCGCTGGTCCACGGCGAGAAGGTCGTCCTGAGGGTCCTTGATAAATCGAGCATAAAAGTTTCCCCTGAAAAGCTGGGCTTCCTTCCCAAGACCCTGGAGGAATTGAGGGAAGCCATCTCCAGGCCTTACGGGATGTTCCTGGTGACCGGCCCGACAGGGAGCGGCAAGTCCACGACCCTTTATTCCATCCTTAATATATTGAATACGCCGGAAAAGAATATCGTCACTATAGAAGACCCGATCGAATATGAGCTCATGGGGATAACCCAGGTGCAGGTCAAGCCGGAGATAGGCCTTACCTTCGCGGGCGGCCTGCGCGCTTTCCTGCGCCAGGCGCCGGATATCGTGATGGTCGGGGAGATCCGCGATTTCGAGACCGCGGATATCGCCATCAAGGCGTCGCTTACCGGACAACTGCTCCTTTCGACACTGCACACTAACGACGCGCCGAGCGCCATAACGAGGCTTATAGATATGGGCGTCGAGCCGTTTTTGGTCGCCTCCAGCGTGGTATTCATATGCGCGCAGAGGCTGATGAAGAGGGTATGCGCGAATTGCAAGGAGAAGATCGATATCCCGAAGGAGATGCTGGACAAACTAGGGTTTAAGGAAGGGGCCAAGGCCCCTGGCGGGTCCAAGGGCCCTGACGGGTCCAAGGCGATTTTTTATAAGGGGAAAGGGTGCGCCAAGTGCAACAATACCGGCTATTACGGCAGGTTCGCCATCCTCGAGAACCTAACTGTAGACGACAAGATAAAAGAGATGATACTTGACAGGGTGCAGAGCGATAAGATAAAAGAATATGCTATGAAGGAAAAGGGGATGCTCACCCTGCGCGCGGCGGCGCTCGAAAACCTGGCTTTGGGGAATACCACGGTTGAGGAAGTCTTGAGGGTAACGTCGGAGGAATAA
- a CDS encoding type II secretion system F family protein, whose translation MPQFKYVAKDKDGRTVSGSMEAPSSIALVDTLRQKEYVIISLGEAKEAARGRAFGGAKIKLDDLVVFSRQLATMVAAGIPLVGALDALQEQMESKGFKNVVKKVRDNVEGGLSLSEALSKQPNVFSPFFINMVRAGESSGNLDEILDRVAIYMEKTIALIRKVKSSLIYPAVVVTMAILITTFLIVKVVPTFESIFATIGVTLPLPTLILIKISHIVRGYLLFVIIGLVIGSISLSQVVKTDKGRLAFDTFLLKIPVIGPLLRKVAIARFARTLSTLQKSGVSILTALEIVGKTSGNRVIEAAVLKTKMSIKEGESIAQPLTASKVFPPMVTRMISVGEQTGKLEEMLGKVADFYESEVDAAVSGLTSLIEPLIIAFLGIVVGGIVVSMFLPIVKLIQVVGK comes from the coding sequence GTGCCACAATTTAAATATGTCGCTAAGGATAAGGACGGCAGGACCGTATCCGGTTCCATGGAAGCGCCCAGCAGCATCGCCCTGGTAGATACGCTCAGGCAGAAAGAATATGTGATAATCTCGCTGGGCGAGGCGAAGGAAGCGGCTAGGGGCCGGGCCTTCGGCGGCGCGAAGATAAAGCTCGACGATCTGGTCGTCTTCTCCAGGCAGCTCGCTACCATGGTCGCCGCGGGCATCCCGCTCGTCGGAGCCCTTGACGCGCTCCAGGAGCAGATGGAGAGCAAGGGTTTCAAGAACGTCGTAAAGAAGGTCCGCGATAATGTCGAGGGCGGGTTAAGCCTCTCCGAGGCCCTGAGCAAACAGCCGAATGTATTTTCTCCTTTTTTCATAAACATGGTCAGGGCAGGCGAGTCGAGCGGAAACCTGGATGAGATACTCGACAGGGTCGCCATCTATATGGAAAAGACGATCGCCCTGATAAGGAAAGTAAAATCAAGTCTCATATATCCGGCGGTTGTAGTGACAATGGCGATCCTTATCACGACTTTCCTGATAGTCAAAGTAGTCCCGACGTTCGAGAGCATATTCGCCACAATCGGCGTAACGCTGCCTCTGCCTACGCTTATACTGATAAAGATCTCCCATATCGTGAGGGGCTACCTGCTTTTCGTTATCATAGGATTGGTGATAGGTTCCATATCGCTTTCGCAGGTGGTCAAGACCGATAAAGGAAGGCTCGCATTCGATACCTTCTTATTGAAGATACCGGTCATCGGGCCGTTATTAAGAAAGGTGGCCATCGCGAGGTTCGCGCGCACGCTTTCGACGTTACAGAAGAGCGGCGTCTCGATATTGACGGCGCTTGAAATAGTAGGGAAGACCTCGGGTAACAGGGTAATAGAAGCGGCGGTCCTGAAGACCAAGATGAGCATCAAGGAAGGCGAGTCTATAGCGCAGCCGCTCACGGCAAGCAAAGTTTTCCCGCCTATGGTAACGAGGATGATCTCGGTCGGAGAACAGACCGGCAAACTCGAGGAGATGCTCGGGAAGGTCGCCGACTTCTACGAGAGCGAAGTCGACGCCGCAGTATCCGGTTTGACGAGCCTGATAGAGCCGCTGATAATCGCTTTCCTCGGGATCGTGGTAGGCGGCATCGTCGTGTCGATGTTCCTTCCGATAGTGAAGCTTATCCAGGTCGTCGGCAAATAG
- a CDS encoding prepilin-type N-terminal cleavage/methylation domain-containing protein — translation MRTLVGRKGFTLVEIMIVVAIIALLAAIAIPNLLRARLNANEAAAISSLRTISTACESFRAAQSPVSYPANLAALGAAVPPYIDTTLAGGTKQGYTFTYALVNVNQYTCTGAPVTANVTGTRTFFVDESGVIRLTNAAGNPIE, via the coding sequence ATGAGAACGCTAGTAGGAAGAAAAGGTTTTACGCTCGTTGAGATCATGATCGTAGTTGCCATTATAGCTCTTTTAGCAGCCATAGCGATACCCAACTTACTACGTGCTAGACTCAACGCCAACGAAGCAGCAGCTATAAGCTCACTCCGTACGATAAGTACGGCATGTGAAAGTTTCAGAGCCGCCCAGAGCCCGGTGTCTTATCCGGCTAACCTGGCAGCTTTAGGCGCTGCTGTTCCCCCGTACATCGACACTACATTGGCCGGTGGTACAAAGCAGGGATATACGTTTACCTATGCATTAGTAAACGTGAACCAGTATACCTGCACGGGCGCGCCTGTAACGGCGAACGTTACCGGTACGAGGACATTCTTTGTTGACGAGTCGGGCGTAATAAGATTGACGAACGCCGCGGGCAACCCGATCGAATAA
- a CDS encoding type II secretion system protein, which produces MDLRKGFTLVEIMIVVAILVTLAVIAIPGFLRARVIANESSAIGSMRTISTGCESYRSMQNPPTYPPDLATLSTETPPYIDTTLGSGTKQGYNFNYTLVGPNQFTCAATPVTVNISGVRTFFVDESGVIRVNDASGIPVE; this is translated from the coding sequence TTGGATCTCAGAAAAGGGTTTACGCTTGTCGAGATAATGATAGTCGTGGCCATACTGGTCACGCTGGCGGTCATCGCGATACCCGGTTTCTTGAGGGCGCGGGTCATCGCGAATGAATCGTCGGCTATAGGCTCGATGAGGACGATAAGCACCGGATGCGAGAGTTACCGGAGCATGCAGAACCCGCCAACGTATCCTCCGGACCTCGCGACCTTGAGCACCGAAACTCCCCCGTATATAGATACTACCTTGGGAAGCGGGACGAAGCAGGGATATAATTTCAATTACACCCTGGTTGGCCCGAACCAGTTTACCTGCGCGGCGACGCCCGTAACCGTGAATATATCAGGCGTCAGGACTTTTTTTGTGGATGAGTCAGGCGTGATAAGGGTAAACGACGCGTCAGGCATCCCCGTCGAATAA
- a CDS encoding prepilin-type N-terminal cleavage/methylation domain-containing protein produces the protein MLFRSAKSGFTLMEVMFSAAIMLVAIGGLLGAYVLCFNLSETARNMTLATNAIQQKLEEIRYQKLNIVNHYDYNTFDIQGFAAQNAKGVVYVDAIPNTTDLKRVIISVSWRQKGGRIIGADNGSGGGIALNGIRDGTEQADANGYLRSPAIISEVVTDR, from the coding sequence ATGTTGTTTCGTTCCGCGAAATCCGGTTTTACACTGATGGAAGTCATGTTTTCGGCCGCGATAATGCTAGTCGCGATAGGCGGGCTTTTGGGGGCATATGTCCTCTGTTTTAACCTGAGCGAGACGGCAAGGAACATGACTTTAGCGACGAACGCGATCCAGCAGAAACTTGAAGAGATACGTTACCAGAAGCTAAACATAGTCAATCATTACGACTATAACACGTTCGATATACAGGGTTTCGCCGCCCAGAATGCCAAAGGCGTGGTCTACGTCGACGCCATTCCCAATACCACGGATCTCAAAAGAGTGATCATCTCCGTCTCCTGGCGGCAAAAAGGCGGAAGGATAATCGGGGCGGATAACGGCAGCGGCGGCGGGATAGCGCTTAACGGCATACGCGACGGCACGGAGCAGGCGGACGCGAACGGTTATTTGAGATCGCCTGCTATTATCTCAGAGGTGGTAACGGACAGATGA
- a CDS encoding prepilin-type N-terminal cleavage/methylation domain-containing protein, with protein sequence MKEEKLSYRGFTLVEVMIVIAIIATLAAIAIPVFLTSRINANEASAIVSCRTIGSACNSYYANSNPHTFPAALDNLAAPDSDPPYLDSVLGVTKQKQGYRFNYTFIDAENFELNAEPTTPGRTGNRYFFTDSTGIIRAKSGGQAGESDPPIE encoded by the coding sequence ATGAAAGAAGAAAAACTATCATATCGCGGCTTTACTCTCGTTGAAGTAATGATAGTTATCGCCATTATAGCCACTTTGGCGGCCATCGCCATTCCTGTCTTTCTCACATCCCGCATAAACGCGAACGAGGCATCGGCTATAGTATCGTGCCGGACGATCGGATCGGCCTGCAACAGCTATTACGCGAATTCCAACCCCCATACTTTTCCGGCTGCCCTGGATAACCTGGCCGCGCCGGATTCCGATCCGCCTTACCTGGATTCGGTCCTGGGCGTGACCAAGCAGAAACAGGGTTACAGGTTCAATTATACTTTCATCGACGCGGAAAATTTCGAGCTGAACGCGGAACCGACAACTCCCGGGAGGACGGGGAACAGGTATTTTTTCACGGACAGCACGGGCATAATAAGAGCAAAGAGCGGGGGTCAGGCGGGCGAGTCCGATCCCCCGATAGAGTAG
- the pilM gene encoding pilus assembly protein PilM, which produces MKEIKFPFLNFNRTKVKVGIDIGTSSVKVLALSRQKTGGFQLDFFAVQSIDGDRSKENVVETIKRAVAPSETKVQGVTIAVSGQGVVVRQVLFPKMSEGELKSALQFEAEKHIPFNISEVYIDAQVIDQNAEGNKMKVLIVASKKDLVDEYLGYVSGAELTAEAIDCDAIAVTNAFMFNNPGLGKDKTVALLNIGASMTNVCILKNETLNFTRDIPVDVKSADTLENQVRLSFDYYENQFGKGIDGIYVSGGGAKETALLQRFSQAFGFEVSAWDPVKNLAVSPKIDTQALKDASGQLAVCVGLAIRR; this is translated from the coding sequence ATGAAAGAGATTAAATTCCCGTTCTTGAATTTTAACAGGACAAAGGTCAAGGTCGGCATAGATATAGGCACTTCTTCCGTAAAGGTATTGGCCCTCTCGCGGCAAAAAACAGGCGGGTTCCAGCTTGATTTTTTCGCCGTCCAGTCTATCGACGGGGACCGCTCGAAAGAGAATGTAGTCGAAACGATAAAGCGCGCCGTCGCTCCTTCGGAGACTAAGGTCCAGGGGGTGACGATCGCCGTTTCAGGGCAGGGAGTAGTCGTGCGCCAGGTGCTCTTCCCGAAGATGAGCGAGGGTGAATTGAAGTCCGCCTTGCAGTTCGAGGCCGAAAAGCATATCCCGTTCAACATAAGTGAGGTCTATATAGACGCGCAGGTGATCGACCAGAACGCCGAAGGCAACAAGATGAAGGTCCTCATCGTGGCTTCGAAGAAAGACCTCGTCGACGAGTACCTGGGTTATGTCAGCGGGGCGGAGTTGACGGCCGAGGCCATAGATTGCGACGCTATCGCCGTGACGAACGCTTTCATGTTCAATAATCCCGGGTTGGGCAAGGATAAGACGGTCGCCCTCCTGAATATCGGCGCGAGCATGACCAACGTCTGCATACTCAAGAACGAGACGCTCAATTTTACCCGCGATATCCCGGTGGACGTGAAAAGCGCGGATACGCTCGAGAACCAGGTCAGGCTCTCGTTCGACTATTATGAGAACCAGTTCGGCAAAGGGATAGACGGGATATACGTGAGCGGCGGCGGCGCGAAAGAGACGGCGCTGCTGCAGCGTTTCTCCCAGGCTTTCGGGTTTGAGGTCTCGGCCTGGGACCCGGTAAAAAACCTGGCGGTCTCCCCTAAAATAGATACGCAGGCCCTTAAGGATGCCTCCGGCCAACTGGCCGTCTGCGTCGGGCTCGCGATAAGAAGGTAG
- the pilO gene encoding type 4a pilus biogenesis protein PilO — translation MPAPFNIPRIPKADLEKIALIGIAGFIVVFSLIQFLMIPSFRKLSGLRKDIIKETETLKKDEALIASKSQLQARLTAAQEKLKVYENAMPRYSEMPGILQKIAEVAYENKVKIIKVEPLRTEKAEPAKTKAPQAKPGAKPEAKKPASIYMEIPIQVEVKGGYHAIGQFINGVETAVNIMSIGDIEVKANPEDMQNHNARLLIVAYVLREETQSK, via the coding sequence ATGCCCGCGCCTTTTAACATACCGCGCATCCCAAAGGCCGACCTTGAGAAGATAGCGCTTATAGGGATAGCGGGTTTTATAGTTGTGTTCAGCCTGATCCAGTTCCTGATGATCCCCTCTTTCCGCAAGTTAAGCGGGTTGAGGAAAGATATCATCAAGGAAACAGAGACCCTGAAAAAAGATGAGGCGCTCATAGCGAGCAAATCCCAGCTGCAGGCCCGGTTGACGGCGGCGCAGGAAAAACTCAAGGTTTATGAGAACGCCATGCCCCGTTACAGCGAAATGCCGGGTATCCTGCAGAAGATCGCGGAGGTCGCTTACGAAAATAAGGTCAAGATAATAAAGGTCGAGCCTCTCCGCACGGAGAAAGCCGAGCCGGCAAAAACCAAGGCTCCGCAGGCGAAACCCGGGGCAAAACCCGAGGCGAAAAAACCCGCCTCTATATATATGGAGATCCCTATACAGGTAGAGGTAAAAGGAGGCTATCACGCCATAGGCCAGTTCATAAACGGCGTCGAGACTGCCGTAAATATCATGTCGATAGGGGATATAGAGGTCAAGGCGAACCCCGAGGATATGCAGAACCATAACGCCAGGCTACTGATAGTCGCTTATGTCCTGCGCGAGGAGACCCAATCGAAATGA